Proteins co-encoded in one Prunus persica cultivar Lovell chromosome G6, Prunus_persica_NCBIv2, whole genome shotgun sequence genomic window:
- the LOC18773384 gene encoding protein LURP-one-related 15 — MSFAVPVPSAGPSAPPLSNPVVVVNSQFLSSYPVDLVISEKLMTIKEGSFSISDVNGNVMFNVKGSVLSLHDHRVLVDSAGAPIVTFRQKILTAHRRWQVYRGDSSDSKELLFSAKKSGIIQLKTELDVFLASNTKEDTHDFKVKGSFKERSCTIYTKENTIIAQMHKQGGVKNRVLGQDAFSVTVYPQVDFGFIVAVVVILHEINQDRKGED; from the exons ATGTCGTTTGCGGTGCCTGTCCCTTCAGCTGGACCAAGCGCTCCGCCTCTGTCAAACCCCGTGGTCGTGGTCAACTCACAGTTCCTATCATCCTACCCTGTGGATCTAGTCATTAGCGAGAAGCTCATGACCATTAAGGAGGGCTCATTTTCTATCTCCGATGTTAACGGCAACGTCATGTTCAACGTTAAAGGTTCTGTTCTCAGCCTTCATGATCATCGTGTGTTGGTTGACAGCGCCGGTGCTCCAATCGTCACATTTCGACAAAAG ATATTGACAGCGCATAGGAGATGGCAAGTATACAGAGGAGATAGCTCAGACAGCAAAGAGCTACTTTTTAGTGCCAAGAAGTCGGGGATTATTCAACTAAAGACTGAATTGGATGTGTTCTTGGCTTCTAACACAAAAGAAGACACCCATGATTTCAAGGTCAAAGGCAGTTTTAAGGAAAGATCATGCACCATATATACTAAAGAGAACACCATCATTGCACAA ATGCATAAGCAAGGTGGTGTTAAAAATCGTGTGTTAGGACAAGATGCGTTTTCAGTGACAGTGTACCCTCAGGTTGATTTCGGATTTATAGTTGCTGTTGTGGTGATTCTTCATGAGATTAATCAGGATCGAAAGGGGGAAGATTAG
- the LOC18773315 gene encoding protein LURP-one-related 15, producing the protein MNAIRIVRKGMLSFTVGNLVVTRIDVNIIFKVEHKHSHSIGRRLLIDPAGNPILTLPRCNLMSFDDRWQVFRGDSKESRDLIFSAKRSSGFQLKTTLHVFLANNTTENARDFKIKGSWLQRSCVIYAGKSSTIIAQMHKKQTANLFANDTFIVTISPGIDYAFIVALIVILDAINLDNGD; encoded by the exons ATGAATGCTATTAGAATTGTAAGAAAAGGCATGCTCTCCTTCACTGTAGGCAACCTTGTAGTCACTCGCATCGATGTCAATATCATCTTCAAAGTGGAACATAAACACTCTCACTCCATCGGGCGTCGACTCTTAATTGACCCTGCTGGAAATCCCATTCTCACTCTACCTCGATGTAAc TTAATGAGTTTCGACGATAGATGGCAAGTGTTTAGGGGCGATAGCAAAGAATCAAGGGATTTGATTTTTAGTGCTAAGCGCTCTTCAGGGTTCCAATTGAAGACCACATTGCATGTTTTCTTAGCAAATAACACCACTGAGAATGCACGTGACTTCAAAATCAAAGGAAGTTGGCTCCAACGATCTTGCGTCATATATGCTGGGAAGTCTTCTACCATCATTGCCCAA ATGCATAAGAAGCAGACTGCTAACTTGTTTGCCAATGATACTTTCATAGTGACAATTTCTCCTGGTATTGATTATGCATTCATAGTTGCGCTTATTGTGATTCTTGATGCAATTAACCTTGATAATGGCGATTAA